The genomic stretch taacccaatgagagctcctagccacgcctagcgttatccacacaggcacagagtcacagatctgggctattatataggagagtaggtgattcatcgtgccctacgtgcgctcttcacaccgtcgtaaggggctatgcccccttaacccttgcacacctttGTGGCGTGCAAAAGTttttattatatgaagtattacatccaatcataattgtgtgagtggttaaatattgcatggacaaagggcgtgcgatggttaaagggtcgaagccccttgcatcggcgtgaacagtgcacacagagcctgatgaatcacccagtaggtgctttggttgggggactggtgggtgcggggaagatgcggatgggatcctggggtgccgccAGAGGGGCGGTTTCGGTGGTGCCACAGgtaggggaggggctggtgcggtggtgccgcaggtggtgtTCCGGAGCCACTCGGTTGGGAGAGGAGCAGTTtcgggggtgccccgggtgggtgaggggcggatgcggtggtgcggcaggaggggcgggtgcggggttgctgcgggtggggtgtgtgtgtgtgggggtgccgcggatggggcccggaggtactgtgagtgggggaggggcgggtaatgcttctcctgtcagcagctaagctgctgtcctccctttggcagtggctctcccggagactcgcacagcacccagtcactattgttagcgccggtgtcccaacgcagcgcattacagggaagaggatgcactcaataaactacagcacccagcagccctaagggccggaatgctttggcgctaagggctgctgggagctgtagtttatttagtgcgtgcacttccctgtaatgcggtgcgttgggacaccggcgctaacaatagtgactggctggcagaactgactgactggctgaatcactgtaaaaggtgagagtgctggtcagtgtcagtgacactgcacacagggccggtgctagccgctcagcaaagggatgcagtgcaaggaggcaccaggaaggagagacgttctcactgctctgcatccctgtgctgagctgctgctgcaattcctgctgctgctggcggctgctgtcacacatgcagcggcgccggcagcacaaaacctcctctccccctcccctcccctgtgtgacattctgtGGCCAGGCGGGAGCCATAGGGGgcagagctagatgggaataaggggcggagctacacgggaccatgctgcagcaggaggatgagctgctacagcttcggccagccagacttcattaggtaagtgtctggaaagagagtgagtgtgtatatacagtgtctgtgtatactgtatatatgtgtgactgtgtatgtgtgtaatgtatgtacagtatgtatgtgtgtgtgtttgtatatataaatatgtgtgtgtgtgtgtatgttgtgtgtgtatatgtgtgactgtggcataatgtgtgtatgcgtcactggtacagggagcgttacgtgtgtaagcggcactggtagagggggcattacgtgtgtaagcgtcactggtacaggggggcgtgacatgtgtaagcgtcactggtacagggggcattacgtgtgtaagcggcactggtagagggggcattacatgtgtaagtgtctctactacagggggtattatgagcgggatgtactaagcggaaaatgcggtaaactccctgtttaccgcattttcctgatgtactaactcccggccggcaggacagcgccgcggcggggtacgccagtacgtccatagaagcctatgggcttctctccgcggcgctgtgtgagggatccgatcggatccctcacagcatgccctgcggccgcccccgtcaccccgcgcatgcgcagactgacttctggggccgaatcccggaagtcaggctgccgctgcgtatcgcggaggacagctcttatcggaagagctgtcctccgcaatgctgatcgcatatgttagtacatatgcgatcagcatcgtggcgcagggcggcgatgtacattagtacatcccgtcctatgCGCGCTgttcgtttgtaaagtatgcaagggtgtaaatttatagtttgcaggggggcgctgaacaccctagcaccggccctgactgcacacccactgcactgcacagcactgtcaccttttacattgattcagcgtccagacattaccctccgcgatatcacccactctatctgttacattagccatctcggggcttccaggccggtagcccaggtgctgtgttgcggagtcagggcctctggggatctgggcgcggctgtggtggggaggcacttctgtgacatcatgcgcagaggaggctccggggctcagagagtatgcggcgcagggagggctatgaaagccttccgctgcgccgctttcatacacatctatgccggtggccgcagcagcttttgttccacctgcgctgcggctagggagttgatgccggagggggcaggcggactggcagcaggacataggacgctgcagtaaaaggattgtttccctatctacagcacagagacttgctgcagatgcagtggcatggtagatgctagatccaagtggcctaagggaccttttacgtcagtgggaggagccacgacacaagggggaggagcaaggccaccgggatagttcctctactatccacgccaccaactattacctttagtaatcaggtggcgagcgaagcggagcgagccgccgagcccgaagcgtggcgagcaaagggagcccgtgagggtacttttcgggtaccctgttctgaCATAGCTCctacccctggtgacgtgtctcctcccctagtgacatcagaagctcccttctcccactccgatttagaaccaaccgcagtggcataccctccaactgccgctttttggcaggtacagtccctttttcttacggtctgtaccgttttttgactctccaagcttccattgaaagtataggaaaagtggcgtggccacggcgctgtacccgtggccacgcccccttttcgaatttgcatcaatgtttatgtgtaaattgttggagggtatgatgctgcagatgcagggggactattttgggatgtggggctggagctgcagctccatcagtcccattgctaatcctgctctgtgaaaacacagcagccaaaggcagagcctcccattggatgtaacctgtgtgggaggatgTTTTTCactcaatcagctgtggactgggtgtgataaacctgccactaacccaatgagaactcctagccacgcccagtattagagggccaggcacagagtcacagggctattatataggacaggcttggccaacctgtggctctccagctgttgtggaactacacgtccaagcatgccctgccacaggtttagcattccctaataacaaaactgtggcagggcatgctgggatttgtagtttcacaacagctggagagccacaggttggccaggcctgatataggAGATAGTCAGCCACCACAGTGGGTGTGACCAGTCACAGCAGAAGCTTGGCCAGCCATTAGAGAGGACATAACCTGCAGACAGCATGGCccctatgtaaatatatatatatatatatatatatatatatatgcactgtagTGAGCACACCAGAGTCCTGGGAAtgtaatgtaacatactgtatgtgcagtAATGCAGCACATGATGGTGCTCCTGTCTATATGTGCCACATTAATGCACCCTGCATATGACTGGGGAacccagggggaaatttactaagattcgtattttccagattcaggtcaaagttcaatcacgaatgacatcgacagtgtaaaattgcaactttttgaattgattacgactcatttactaagctgtcgtattcgtgtttttctgttgttccgatgtcgatgtcattcgtggttttctgctgtataatgcggccgcgtttgttgtttcgcggccgcgtttttgtttatttttacgactgcgtcacatgtctgttacggcagtgatttagaaattgctgccgcgtttttagtcctaagtttcgtttttgtcacgcgtccgtgattggttgtattcgtgaaggaggagtgtctgtgcatattactataaaaccgccccaaacacaccgcacctcgtgggtttagctagtggagaggagagaggaaggtgtatttggagttggtgagtttggtggagtttttggaggttttggagaggagttttgtgattgttgagtgctgtactgtgtgtgtaagtagtcttgtcatatttgtagtattgttttttctcagtttgtcaatttttttgtccttgttttttttttaaagtcttttgtcattgtttgtgagtgagtgagcgtgtgtgttggctgtgtggtgtgtagtagtagtagtagtagtggaggagtgtgttttgtgttttgatttttcagtgttttttgtcgtttgtcatcatgtcagactcagaggtcagtgtggtggcggaggttagtgaggtggaggctggtagtgaggtggaggctgttagtgaggtggaagctgttagtgaggtggaggctgttagtgaggtggaggggggtagtgaggaggaggaggaggaggagggggtgcctgttgctgtattctccagtgatagtgatggtgttgtggctccgcagccacgcaccactaccaagactggcaggaatattaagttcagctatgctgaaaacatggcgttggtgcgtgagctgatgaagcaccatcgccaattgtttggtcaggatgctggcaaggtgtcctcccgcaggaagtctgtcctgtgggggcaagtaatagttgccgtcaatagtgagggtgtggggaggcggactgaggacacgtgtcgcaagaggttctatgacataaagcggcgtgtcaaggccaagatggccaaagaggcaaaatcagcccgaaaaaccggaggtggcccccctttccgggcaacctatcgggagtgggaggagcctgtgcgggcattgattcctgcagaagtggtgtctgctactcatgtccgggattcggaccgacccacgcaggatggtgagtttgatttgttatatttttatttaaatgtcctctaaatgttttttaaattattttttaagggtaaaggatgcaaaaattgttggtcagatattgcaggcctatgcacccttaaggtgtgtttgtgtttagaaattgcattttccatcttgccttggctgtattttttataaaattttgcgctaaaacaggtgcaatgcctgctggtatgtgtatttgccATAATAATTTtgagatattgcttggacatcggtgttgtatctaattgtattttttaatattttatttatttacttcctAAAAAAGGTTCTATTAATTCAAAattacattttggtaacatttgcaagtagtcaatctatgcaatatctgacgcataattctcaaatgtaacagatttattttgtgcaacaccatgtacattttgatatacaacacaaattaaggaagcacgaagatcttaagcagaaattagtttatttttgaatacctaatagatggttacagtacactaaggctttgcagttgtaatttttacacaaagcatggtaataatgtttggtccactttttcaacagtccgacagaccagccggccagacaggcctcagacaactcaggatgatgctgggattgcaggtaagacttcactgtagtcacatattctgcaaacacatagaagtacaaaatattaatgtttatatattctcataggttctgcttctgtaagccgacctcctgtaaggcgcccatcacagggctcgggccacttacccaggaggccaagtaagacacggcgtcttggcacggaatctgcggctccatcttccccacccaggcggcgcatttctgcagtgtcaccccagccaccactggcactattggcgagtccacagattgatgagccccgatcacctcagttatctggtgagtcaaaacagaaactaaacacatagcaaataatctacacagtacagttactatgttgtgagttggagttgagattacatgtttgccataacaagcaatgtgatgttacgtcttcaattgctaaaggtgaaaatgtttaatttttcaaggtcttagtggttgatatcgcCAACATCATTATTAAAAAAGAACATAAATTTGTACAAATttaggccacacacgtgcacattaaaataaatataaaaacctttaaaaaaaaacaaaaaaaaccctccacaacattatagtgttcacacatctcccctgtccggtatgtagactgcttacttgctccgctcctctggactatccaggtaagcagtctatatcgtggccaggggaggtgacataacactgtaatgctgtggaggggaggtagttaggtgaggattactcaagtctgtctatgtgcacgcctgtgatggtatatatgtttttggcgAAAAAACACATTATAAGTTTACAAAAACAAGTCTAAAAACTtgagaaatggagtattatgaatgtagtaatgtgtagaactagcaaataaattaattgtaaaataaacattgcatgttggccaccccatacagagccaagcttgatggccgacgtggaccagcagggacaagaccaacaggcaaccatcacactgcaacttacacctgttgacccgagccagccaatacagctgcaggatatcccccaagcctccatgagtccacaactggcacaagctccaccccaaacacaaataccagatgacttttgggccagttggacaagccaacaggcacaaagcaatgccagcctgaccgcacatacccaacaccttgccagtctgccccatcatctaccgcgcattagtcgcaactcgggcagactgattgtacaagtaggccgaatcgcaacatcgatggagcaaataagggctgacaacaaccaaatgctggctcatttaacgcgcatcattgatgagcaacagcgccatcagcaggcactcgttcaactcattcagcacaaccaggttgtgaatgagtcgttatcccggattgtagccagccacactgcaaccaacacacaactgaatgctagcattaataatttgagcaacaacataacattgatggcagctcaacaagtgacctccagctctgggaccacgacccctatccaaacgccagtaacctcccctgttcggcgttcctccagagcacgtgccagtgagccagcacaaagcacagcacccagcacacacaagcgaaaaaaataacaattttgacaaatgtgattttcacaataaaaatttggatttgacaaacacacaacttcctgtgtccgtctcaaacattgttgaagctgctatgtatgtatgtatgtttttcatgggtaatgactgaaaaggtatttataacataaactaagtacaatgtacacaccactataaacaacaaacagtaagttacaaaacacacaatagaaagtattgcaaagtgtttagtcaaggataattacatcctacaaaaacttaccagaaaaataccgcaggatcacttcttgccgtacctgcctccctacatatgtactcacactgtcaccagatgtttctaactcctctgcttgctgactgctttctccctcatcatgtgccagatgttgacttaaacacagattatggagaaaacagcagcagaacacaattctagtcacctttgagggactatacaacaaaaggcctgcagatttatccagacaccgaaaccgtgacttcagcacaccaaaacatctttctatcacattccgcgtagccttatgtgcatgattgtaactgtgttcagcaggagaatcaggttgggacaatggagtaaggagccaagagtagcagccgtaacccccatcacctgaaaaacagatatagtcaacattagtacatgtgttagattattctttcccctactcaaaactagagtttgtggttacaagacatacacacaaaacatttttaacatacccaacagccagccatcaggcatttgtccgtcctcaaatttatcgaagagcgatgactgactgaggatgaaggagtcatggcagccaccagggtaacctgcaacaacactcataattttaaagtttgcatcacagaccacctggacattagttgattgtgccagatgtctatttgtatatatgtattgccggcccctaggtgatctcagctgaacgtgtgtgcaatctatggcccccagcacattgggcatgccagcaagctcatagaaagctaccctgacagcacgccactccgactcctcggtagggaagcagattgaggcattaatgtgtggatccaacacatccaaaacctgagtggacattaaagaagctaaggtgagtgtcatgttaggtattctatacaatactgtgttgtttgtacttacagaagcaacacttacacATAACcgtatatgtatttttagactcacctgattcaaatatcttgaaaaggtgggctgtgagataccaatgacgtcgcctgccacagcctggaagctcccagtagccataaagtgtaacacagccaggagtttgtgtaggcctgagacagagcgagagcgtgctgtctcagggtctaggcccagtttgacaaggtcatacaggtggaaaatgttggttctatttaggcggaacatctgtatgaccctatcatcggacaatgcgtttaagtttaaacgccctctaaaaaaacgaggctggcgcagcctccgcggcacctggacaacctgttgaccatgttcacttacctgggcctgattcctggaagcctcatggagcagtctaaggtatcccacagcaaacaaaaattcattggcacacaccacagccgccatttcagagtgagagaaattcaaaatgtgcctggaacacttttatagggccaaacattcaggtgtgagtaatggataattgagtacacatgtaaacacgcttttcaaatgctggcgcgtttttttttaggaattttttacgatgtgtaatttttcgcggccgcaaatgcattttcacggcagcaattacaattacgaatggttagtaaatgaccgagattcatatctaaacaggcgtaatttgaccgatggtgtattcattcgtgatttttaacttgaacttccaaaatattacgaatgaccacatcactgccgtgatttcagtttagtaaattaccgagatgacactttgatgaaaaaacgccatctcggtcaaaatcgggagcttagtaaatttaccccccagtgtctaacactgagggggacatttactaagcagtgataagagcggagaagtgagccagtggagaagttgcccatggcaaccaatcagcaccaaAGTAACaggtataatttgcatactataaaatgatacagagctgctgattggttaatggggcaatttctccactggtcacttctccgctcttatcactgcttagtaaatgtacccctcagtgaGAAGTGCATTAGGTCTGGCAAAGGCCCACCCGTGTTATTGTAAAAAATGAAGTTCAGTTATGTAAATGACAGTATCATTGATGATATGCAGCGCTGTCAGCCGCCACACTGATTTACTTCCGATATGTGCCGCGGCACACCGA from Pseudophryne corroboree isolate aPseCor3 chromosome 5, aPseCor3.hap2, whole genome shotgun sequence encodes the following:
- the LOC134928758 gene encoding uncharacterized protein LOC134928758 — its product is MADVDQQGQDQQATITLQLTPVDPSQPIQLQDIPQASMSPQLAQAPPQTQIPDDFWASWTSQQAQSNASLTAHTQHLASLPHHLPRISRNSGRLIVQVGRIATSMEQIRADNNQMLAHLTRIIDEQQRHQQALVQLIQHNQVVNESLSRIVASHTATNTQLNASINNLSNNITLMAAQQVTSSSGTTTPIQTPVTSPVRRSSRARASEPAQSTAPSTHKRKK